One genomic window of Micromonospora sp. WMMD1128 includes the following:
- a CDS encoding DsbA family protein, with amino-acid sequence MSTPLQVTTARLRVPVTERDHVRGPADAPVTIVEYGDFQCRYCGAAYPNLAEVLRQRADTVRLAYRHFPITNVHPHAENAAETAEAAGARGRFWEMHDWLYEHQDQLDPVHLSLGVEQVGLPLDEVNAEVARQAHADRVRQDFVGGIRSGVTGTPSLFVNDVRHDGGYELAELLAVVDAAAGA; translated from the coding sequence ATGAGCACACCGTTGCAGGTCACCACCGCGCGGCTGCGCGTCCCGGTCACCGAACGGGACCACGTCCGCGGGCCGGCCGACGCCCCGGTGACGATCGTCGAGTACGGCGACTTCCAGTGCCGGTACTGCGGCGCCGCCTACCCGAACCTGGCCGAGGTGCTGCGCCAACGGGCCGACACGGTGCGGCTGGCGTACCGCCACTTCCCGATCACGAACGTCCACCCGCACGCGGAGAACGCGGCCGAGACCGCCGAGGCCGCCGGCGCCCGGGGCCGGTTCTGGGAGATGCACGACTGGCTCTACGAGCACCAGGACCAGCTCGACCCGGTGCACCTGTCGCTCGGCGTCGAGCAGGTCGGCCTGCCGCTCGACGAGGTCAACGCGGAGGTGGCCCGGCAGGCCCACGCCGACCGGGTCCGGCAGGACTTCGTGGGCGGAATTCGCAGCGGCGTCACCGGCACCCCGTCGCTGTTCGTCAACGACGTCCGCCACGACGGCGGCTACGAACTGGCCGAACTCCTGGCCGTGGTGGACGCCGCCGCCGGCGCCTGA